In Thioalkalivibrio sp. XN279, a single window of DNA contains:
- a CDS encoding response regulator transcription factor, translated as MKILLVEDDELLGDGIRAGLMLASFAVDWVRRGDLALAALADHDYDACVLDLGLPGKDGIAVLQQLRRSDNPLPVLVLTARGRREDKIRGLDSGADDYMTKPFDLEELLARLRALLRRSSGMTSPVIRHGAIELDPVSRRVHRAGEEVHLSGREYAVLLDFLTHPQHIRSRSQLEDSLYAWGEGAGSNTIEVYIHHLRKKLGPGIIVTHRGRGYRLGEPGQ; from the coding sequence TTGAAGATCCTGCTGGTCGAGGATGATGAGCTTCTCGGGGACGGCATCCGGGCCGGCCTGATGCTGGCGTCGTTCGCCGTGGACTGGGTGCGTCGCGGCGACCTCGCCCTGGCGGCGCTGGCGGACCATGACTACGACGCCTGCGTGCTCGACCTCGGACTGCCGGGCAAGGACGGGATCGCCGTGCTGCAGCAGCTGCGGCGCAGCGACAACCCGCTGCCGGTGCTGGTGCTGACGGCGCGCGGTCGCCGCGAGGACAAGATCCGCGGGCTGGACAGCGGCGCGGACGACTACATGACCAAGCCCTTCGATCTCGAGGAGCTGCTGGCCCGGTTGCGGGCATTGCTCAGGCGGTCGTCCGGCATGACTTCCCCGGTGATCCGCCACGGCGCTATCGAGCTCGATCCCGTCAGCCGGCGCGTGCACCGCGCCGGCGAGGAAGTCCATTTGTCCGGCCGGGAATACGCCGTGCTGCTGGACTTCCTCACGCACCCGCAGCACATTCGCAGTCGCAGCCAGCTCGAGGACAGCCTGTATGCCTGGGGCGAGGGCGCCGGCAGCAACACCATCGAGGTTTACATCCATCACCTCAGGAAAAAGCTCGGGCCGGGCATCATCGTGACCCACCGCGGCCGCGGCTATCGCCTCGGCGAGCCTGGGCAATGA
- a CDS encoding TRAP transporter TatT component family protein, with amino-acid sequence MRKTLLSAFLLGLLACTQVVASPDEDLVRPLQQRWAEIKYTLPEQEQAAQYHALAESAHQLSAAHPNNAAVLIWEGIILSSEAGASGGLGALSKAKEARRLLEESLKLDEAALQGSAYTSLGTLYAKVPRWPVGFGSREKAEEMFQKALAINPDGIDPNFFYGEYLLDHKNLTEARRYLEAALEAPPRDGRALADEGRRREAQVLLSQVGAASN; translated from the coding sequence ATGCGGAAAACCCTGCTTTCAGCCTTCCTGCTCGGCTTATTGGCGTGCACCCAGGTCGTGGCGTCGCCGGATGAAGACCTGGTGCGGCCGCTGCAACAGCGCTGGGCCGAGATCAAGTACACGTTGCCCGAGCAGGAGCAGGCGGCGCAGTATCACGCCCTCGCGGAGAGCGCGCACCAGCTCAGCGCGGCCCACCCGAACAACGCGGCCGTGCTGATCTGGGAGGGCATCATTCTTTCCAGCGAGGCCGGCGCCAGCGGCGGCCTGGGCGCGCTGTCCAAGGCCAAGGAAGCCCGTCGCCTGCTGGAGGAGAGCCTGAAGCTGGACGAGGCCGCCCTGCAGGGGTCGGCCTACACCAGCCTGGGGACGCTCTACGCCAAGGTCCCGCGCTGGCCGGTCGGGTTCGGCAGTCGCGAGAAGGCGGAGGAGATGTTCCAGAAGGCGCTGGCCATCAACCCCGACGGGATTGATCCGAACTTTTTTTACGGCGAGTATCTGCTCGACCATAAAAATCTGACGGAGGCGCGACGGTATCTGGAAGCGGCGCTCGAAGCGCCGCCCCGGGACGGCCGGGCCCTGGCCGACGAGGGTCGCCGGCGCGAAGCCCAGGTCCTGCTGAGCCAGGTCGGAGCCGCAAGCAATTAA
- a CDS encoding SDR family oxidoreductase codes for MQLKGARIVLTGASGGLGQALGERLAAKGATLLLTGRNLERLEAVTVQAGPGHRCMQADISTPDGITAVAGAARDFGANILVNNAGIGGFGLLQDQGAAGVEQILAINLVAPIQLTRAMLPGLLAQPEGAVVNIGSAFGSIPFAGFAAYSAAKAGLHSFSEALRRELADTGVHVLHVSPRAIETPLNAPAVVALNAQLGNASDSADRVAAEVVRLLEHDARRAVLGWPERFFAWLHGVAPGLVDRGLRRKLPAIKRHAAAAPSITEH; via the coding sequence ATGCAACTGAAGGGCGCGCGTATCGTGCTCACCGGCGCGAGCGGCGGTCTCGGCCAGGCGCTCGGCGAAAGACTGGCGGCCAAGGGCGCGACACTGCTGCTCACCGGCCGGAATCTCGAGCGCCTCGAGGCGGTCACCGTGCAGGCCGGACCCGGGCATCGCTGCATGCAGGCCGACATCAGCACCCCGGACGGCATCACCGCGGTAGCCGGGGCGGCGCGCGATTTCGGCGCCAACATCCTGGTCAACAACGCCGGCATCGGCGGCTTCGGCCTGTTGCAAGACCAGGGCGCGGCCGGCGTGGAGCAGATCCTCGCCATCAACCTGGTCGCACCGATCCAGCTGACACGCGCGATGCTGCCAGGCCTGCTGGCCCAGCCGGAGGGCGCGGTGGTAAACATCGGGTCCGCCTTCGGCAGCATTCCCTTCGCAGGGTTTGCCGCCTATTCCGCGGCCAAGGCGGGCCTGCACAGCTTCTCCGAAGCCTTGCGCCGGGAGCTCGCGGACACCGGCGTTCACGTGCTGCACGTGTCCCCGCGCGCCATCGAGACGCCTCTGAACGCCCCCGCCGTGGTGGCGCTGAACGCGCAGCTCGGCAATGCCAGCGACAGCGCGGACCGGGTCGCCGCCGAGGTCGTCCGGCTGCTGGAGCACGACGCGCGCCGCGCCGTGCTCGGCTGGCCGGAGCGATTCTTCGCCTGGTTGCACGGCGTGGCGCCGGGCCTCGTCGATCGCGGGCTGCGCCGCAAGCTGCCTGCCATCAAGCGCCACGCCGCGGCGGCGCCTTCCATCACTGAACACTGA
- a CDS encoding TenA family transcriptional regulator — MSFYEALKSSTEEARAYLLSAPVIADCLQGRVSHQDYLAFLGQAYHHVRHTTPLLMTLGGRLPERLAWLRPAVAEYIEEEIGHDEWILNDIAAAGGDADAVRHSRPELPAELMVAYAYDLIQRGNPAAFFGMVFVLEGTSADFALAAAEQIQQALGLPNKAFSYLRSHGTLDQEHTQHLAALLEQMEPEDQADVVRAARIFFHLYGNIFRALSGGSTACN, encoded by the coding sequence ATGTCGTTTTATGAGGCGCTGAAGTCCTCGACCGAGGAGGCGCGCGCCTACCTCTTGTCCGCACCGGTCATCGCCGATTGCCTGCAGGGCCGGGTGTCGCACCAGGATTACCTGGCCTTCCTCGGCCAGGCCTACCACCACGTGCGGCACACCACGCCGCTGTTGATGACCCTCGGCGGCCGCCTGCCGGAGCGCCTCGCGTGGCTGCGTCCCGCCGTGGCCGAGTACATCGAGGAAGAGATCGGCCACGACGAGTGGATACTCAACGACATCGCGGCCGCGGGCGGCGATGCGGACGCGGTCCGTCACAGCCGGCCCGAGCTGCCGGCGGAGCTGATGGTGGCCTACGCTTACGATCTCATCCAGCGCGGCAACCCGGCCGCCTTCTTCGGCATGGTGTTCGTGCTGGAGGGCACCAGTGCCGACTTCGCGCTGGCGGCCGCGGAGCAGATCCAGCAGGCGCTCGGCCTGCCCAACAAGGCCTTCTCCTACCTGCGCTCCCACGGCACGCTCGACCAGGAGCACACCCAGCACCTGGCGGCGTTGCTGGAGCAGATGGAGCCCGAAGACCAGGCCGACGTGGTGCGGGCCGCGCGCATTTTCTTCCATCTCTACGGCAACATCTTTCGGGCTCTCTCCGGCGGGAGCACGGCATGCAACTGA
- a CDS encoding AMP-binding protein, which yields MAESAVLQALETRAPDSVVLVGRERSWTATEVLAEAHGLAGRLAPGRVVGVLADNGPAWVVADLACQVAGAVHLPLPEFFNTGQLRHVLEQSGADTVITAHPERIGAIDLGFSVVGRWQGLHWMRRVTDPVVLPQGTAKISFTSGSTGTPKGVCLGLAGLHDTAAALCERLGALPLQRHLAVLPLALLLENVAGVYAPILRGMQVHLLPQSDMGWQGMSGFDPARLAAAIERERADSVVLVPELLKAWVMFVGAAAGTARHQPAFVAVGGARVAPELLAAARAAGIPACQGYGLTEAGSVVALNIPGDDGEGVGRPLPHLDCRVEAGELHVRACAFLGYVGVAAGADGPGGDWFPTGDLARFDAHGHLHLDGRCKNLLITSYGRNISPEWVESALLAAPAILQAVVCGDGEARLAAIVVPRPGAAAAEVRLAVQRVNRALPEYARIGRLVLSEPFHPANGLATGNGRPRRAHILEKHSAALAAAHHDHEVSHHVVL from the coding sequence TTGGCTGAGTCCGCCGTGCTGCAAGCCCTCGAGACCAGGGCGCCGGATTCGGTGGTACTGGTCGGGCGCGAGCGGTCGTGGACCGCGACCGAGGTCCTCGCCGAGGCCCACGGGCTCGCCGGGCGCCTGGCGCCCGGTCGCGTGGTCGGGGTGCTGGCCGACAACGGCCCAGCCTGGGTGGTCGCCGATCTCGCCTGCCAGGTGGCCGGCGCCGTTCACCTGCCCTTGCCCGAGTTTTTCAACACCGGGCAGCTGCGCCATGTGCTTGAGCAGTCGGGCGCGGACACCGTCATCACTGCTCATCCCGAGCGCATCGGCGCCATCGATCTCGGCTTCAGCGTCGTCGGGCGCTGGCAGGGGCTGCACTGGATGCGCCGGGTGACGGATCCCGTGGTCCTGCCCCAGGGGACGGCAAAGATATCGTTCACCTCCGGCAGCACGGGGACGCCCAAGGGCGTCTGCCTCGGCCTGGCCGGCCTGCACGACACGGCCGCGGCGCTGTGCGAGCGGCTGGGGGCGCTGCCGCTGCAGCGCCACCTGGCAGTGTTGCCTCTTGCCCTGCTGCTGGAGAACGTTGCCGGCGTCTATGCGCCGATCCTGCGGGGCATGCAGGTGCACCTGCTGCCGCAATCTGACATGGGCTGGCAGGGCATGTCGGGTTTCGATCCCGCCCGCCTGGCTGCCGCGATCGAGCGGGAGCGGGCGGACAGCGTGGTGCTGGTGCCGGAGTTGCTCAAGGCCTGGGTGATGTTTGTTGGTGCTGCCGCCGGCACGGCGCGCCACCAGCCGGCTTTCGTCGCCGTCGGCGGCGCGCGCGTGGCGCCGGAGTTGCTTGCCGCCGCGCGGGCCGCCGGGATCCCGGCTTGCCAGGGCTACGGCCTGACCGAGGCAGGTTCCGTGGTCGCGCTCAACATCCCGGGCGACGACGGCGAGGGCGTCGGCCGGCCACTGCCCCACCTGGACTGCCGGGTCGAGGCGGGCGAGCTGCATGTCCGGGCGTGCGCTTTCCTGGGTTACGTGGGCGTTGCAGCGGGGGCGGACGGCCCCGGCGGCGACTGGTTCCCGACCGGGGACCTGGCAAGATTCGATGCGCACGGCCACCTGCATCTCGACGGCCGTTGCAAGAACCTGCTGATCACTTCCTACGGCCGCAACATCTCGCCGGAATGGGTCGAGTCTGCGCTGCTTGCGGCGCCGGCCATCCTGCAGGCTGTCGTCTGCGGCGACGGCGAGGCCCGGCTCGCGGCCATCGTCGTGCCTCGGCCAGGTGCCGCCGCCGCCGAGGTGCGCCTTGCCGTGCAACGCGTGAACCGGGCGCTGCCCGAGTACGCGCGCATCGGGCGCCTGGTCCTGAGCGAGCCGTTCCACCCTGCCAACGGCCTCGCCACCGGCAACGGCCGGCCGCGGCGGGCGCACATTCTGGAAAAACATTCGGCTGCCCTGGCGGCAGCCCATCACGATCACGAGGTATCGCACCATGTCGTTTTATGA
- a CDS encoding thermostable hemolysin — translation MAATANLLARRAVATLAMRHAVVGTPGRANMERFIAATFGARYGATICSFAPNLVALERHGEIYAAAGWRCAGDELLFLETYLDDPIEALLAHATGQAVARHGIAEVGHLSSARRGGTVDVIAGLSRNLARLGFEWVVFTATAELISIFNRLSLPLLALAPADPARLGDAACDWGTYYDTRPVVVAGPIRLALHRSNGLG, via the coding sequence ATGGCTGCTACAGCAAATCTGTTGGCGCGTCGCGCCGTCGCGACGCTGGCGATGCGCCACGCCGTAGTCGGTACGCCGGGGCGAGCAAACATGGAGCGGTTCATCGCCGCGACTTTCGGTGCCCGCTACGGCGCGACGATCTGCAGCTTCGCGCCTAACCTCGTGGCGCTGGAGCGCCACGGCGAGATCTACGCTGCGGCGGGCTGGCGCTGTGCCGGCGACGAGCTGCTCTTCCTCGAGACTTACCTGGACGATCCCATCGAGGCGCTGCTCGCGCACGCGACGGGCCAGGCCGTGGCGCGGCATGGCATCGCGGAGGTCGGGCACCTGTCGTCGGCCCGGCGCGGCGGCACCGTGGACGTCATCGCCGGGTTGAGTCGGAACCTGGCACGGCTCGGCTTCGAGTGGGTCGTGTTCACCGCGACCGCCGAACTCATTTCCATTTTCAACCGGCTGTCGTTGCCGCTGCTCGCGCTGGCGCCCGCCGACCCGGCGCGGCTGGGGGATGCCGCCTGTGACTGGGGCACTTACTACGACACCCGGCCGGTGGTGGTGGCAGGACCGATTCGGCTTGCGTTGCATAGATCGAACGGCCTTGGCTGA
- a CDS encoding DUF423 domain-containing protein gives MKLFAILGALFGGLSVAAGAFGAHALRAQLDARMLEVFETGARYQMYHALALLAVAWLGTQVHTNAVHVAGWAFVAGILLFSGSLYAMAFTGVRALGAITPLGGVAFIVGWAALAWAAMKLA, from the coding sequence ATGAAACTCTTCGCGATCCTCGGCGCCCTGTTCGGCGGCCTCAGCGTGGCCGCCGGCGCGTTCGGCGCCCATGCCCTCCGGGCGCAGCTCGATGCGCGCATGCTGGAAGTCTTCGAGACCGGCGCGCGCTACCAGATGTATCACGCCCTCGCGCTGCTGGCCGTGGCCTGGCTCGGCACGCAGGTGCACACGAATGCGGTCCACGTCGCAGGGTGGGCTTTCGTGGCCGGCATCCTGCTGTTCTCCGGCTCCCTCTACGCCATGGCCTTCACCGGCGTCCGTGCCCTCGGCGCCATCACGCCCCTCGGCGGCGTGGCTTTCATCGTCGGCTGGGCGGCGCTGGCCTGGGCGGCCATGAAGCTCGCCTGA